A window of the Apteryx mantelli isolate bAptMan1 chromosome 23, bAptMan1.hap1, whole genome shotgun sequence genome harbors these coding sequences:
- the TMEM45B gene encoding transmembrane protein 45B: MPSSFNGNALRGTFFLIFGLWWSVKYPLKYLRRKANAENQPSHGVQRLEVLEGTVKAFFALAGILAEQFVPAGPHLLLYSPKTHSWTDLTHWHYTTVYLFFLLSGIVEVVSHSPLKLPVGLDRLSLSIALLIEGLLFCSHDYSDAALDHHLHSLLSIVIFAGALCALLEVFIRDHFVLEFFRTSSFLLQGSWFWQIGFVLSPPWGGPGWDQTDRGNFMFLTMCFCWHYAGALAVMAANSAVSRCCNESCQLKFGDIDVELDCGMCIRKGKSSSGALLPESGSDDK; the protein is encoded by the exons ATGCCATCAAGTTTCAATGGCAATGCCCTCCGGGGcaccttcttcctcatttttggtCTCTGGTGGTCTGTGAAATACCCTCTGAAGTATCTCAGACGGAAAGCGAATGCTGAGAATCAGCCAAGCCATGGTGTCCAGCGCCTGGAAGTCCTCGAAGGGACAGTCAAAGCTTTCTTTGCTCTCGCAG GGATCCTGGCCGAGCAATTTGTTCCTGCTGGTCCCCATCTGCTGCTGTACAGTCCTAAGACGCACAGCTGGACAGATCTAACTCACTGGCACTACACAACCGTGTACCTGTTCTTCCTCCTCTCCGGCATTGTGGAAGTTGTCTCGCATTCCCCACTCAAGCTGCCTGTTGGGTTAGATCGTCTCTCGCTGTCCATAGCTCTGCTTATTGAAG GCTTGCTTTTCTGTTCCCATGACTACAGTGATGCTGCGCTGGATCATCACCTCCACTCCCTGCTGTCCATAGTCATCTTTGCTGGAGCCCTCTGCGCACTCCTGGAAGTGTTCATCCGAGATCACTTCGTCCTGGAGTTCTTCAGGACCAGCTCCTTCCTCCTTCAGGGCTCTTGGTTCTGGCAG ATTGGATTTGTGCTGTCCCCTCCATGGGGAGGACCAGGTTGGGATCAGACTGACCGTGGCAATTTCATGTTCCTCACCATGTGCTTCTGCTGGCACTACGCCGGTGCTCTTGCAGTCATGGCAGCCAACTCCGCCGTCTCTCGCTG CTGCAATGAATCCTGCCAGCTGAAATTTGGGGACATCGATGTTGAGCTGGACTGTGGGATGTGCATCCGCAAAGGCAAGAGCTCCAGCGGCGCCCTGCTGCCGGAGAGCGGCTCGGACGACAAGTGA